One window of the Dreissena polymorpha isolate Duluth1 chromosome 5, UMN_Dpol_1.0, whole genome shotgun sequence genome contains the following:
- the LOC127880836 gene encoding uncharacterized protein LOC127880836 isoform X2, with translation MPIPSRLFVPLILFPVIWNPEFVEMKSADEKSAGGLDCFECFSFNNSDPSCGDPFHPAYGVYSKNCLQGKKGHVGGFPSKYCIKLIGETYKDNIEMVYRGCSLDTLNNVCGDFRFEDVKYHGCITSCSENGCNHGVESRGDAHAYFYVNVMLFLIYITDTKLY, from the exons ATGCCGATTCCGTCGAGGCTCTTCGTTCCGCTCATTTTGTTTCCTGTGATATGGAACCCAG AATTTGTGGAAATGAAATCGGCCGACGAGAAATCAG CCGGCGGCCTTGACTGTTTCGAATGTTTCTCCTTCAACAACAGTGACCCTTCATGTGGCGATCCGTTCCATCCAGCCTATGGCGTGTACTCCAAGAACTGTCTTCAAGGAAAGAAAGGTCACGTGGGAGGTTTTCCTTCCAAATATTGCATCAAACTAATCGGGGAAACAT ATAAAGACAATATCGAGATGGTGTACAGAGGTTGTTCCCTGGATACTCTGAACAATGTTTGCGGCGATTTTCGATTTGAAGATGTAAAATACCATGGCTGCATAACGTCATGTTCTGAAAATGGATGTAACCATGGAGTCGAGAGCAGAGGCGATGCGCATGCATATTTCTACGTTAACGTTATGTTGTTTCTGATATATATTACGGATACAAAACTGTACTAA
- the LOC127880836 gene encoding uncharacterized protein LOC127880836 isoform X1 — translation MPIPSRLFVPLILFPVIWNPGEFVEMKSADEKSAGGLDCFECFSFNNSDPSCGDPFHPAYGVYSKNCLQGKKGHVGGFPSKYCIKLIGETYKDNIEMVYRGCSLDTLNNVCGDFRFEDVKYHGCITSCSENGCNHGVESRGDAHAYFYVNVMLFLIYITDTKLY, via the exons ATGCCGATTCCGTCGAGGCTCTTCGTTCCGCTCATTTTGTTTCCTGTGATATGGAACCCAGGTG AATTTGTGGAAATGAAATCGGCCGACGAGAAATCAG CCGGCGGCCTTGACTGTTTCGAATGTTTCTCCTTCAACAACAGTGACCCTTCATGTGGCGATCCGTTCCATCCAGCCTATGGCGTGTACTCCAAGAACTGTCTTCAAGGAAAGAAAGGTCACGTGGGAGGTTTTCCTTCCAAATATTGCATCAAACTAATCGGGGAAACAT ATAAAGACAATATCGAGATGGTGTACAGAGGTTGTTCCCTGGATACTCTGAACAATGTTTGCGGCGATTTTCGATTTGAAGATGTAAAATACCATGGCTGCATAACGTCATGTTCTGAAAATGGATGTAACCATGGAGTCGAGAGCAGAGGCGATGCGCATGCATATTTCTACGTTAACGTTATGTTGTTTCTGATATATATTACGGATACAAAACTGTACTAA